A genomic window from Lotus japonicus ecotype B-129 chromosome 1, LjGifu_v1.2 includes:
- the LOC130747313 gene encoding uncharacterized protein LOC130747313 gives MLKKYCFEALDVTLRDLMRSKNEDNAHKPFGGKVIILGGDFRQILHVIIRGSRQEIVESTINSSLLSKHCKVMNSDSALRTDEDSEIQGEWFTTEFLNDTKISGMPNHKLFGTNVNDKVHILRMDLVPSDSKFPIKFRRRQFPIVICFAMTINKSQGQALSQVGLFLPRPVFTHGQLYVAL, from the exons atgttAAAAAAGTATTGTTTCGAAGCTTTAGACGTTACACTTCGAGATTTAATGAGGTCGAAAAATGAAGATAACGCTCATAAgccttttggaggaaaagtaataatacttggaggtgattttagacaaatactacaTGTAATAATTAGAGGAAGTAGACAGGAAATCGTCGAATCTACTATAAACTCTTCCTTATTGTCGAAACACtgcaaagttatgaa ctccgactctgccttgcgaactgatgaggattctgaaatccaaggtgagtggtttaccaccGAATTTTTGAATGACACTAAAATTTCAGGAATGCCTAACCACAAACTttt cGGAACAAATGTCaatgacaaagtgcacattttaagaatggacttggttccttctgattccaaatttccaattaaattcagaagaaggcAGTTTCCAATTGTaatatgctttgctatgaccaTAAACAAGAGTCAAGGACAAGCACTATCTCAGGTTGGACTCTTCCTTCCGAGgcccgtcttcactcatggtcagttatatgtagctctt